DNA sequence from the Geoalkalibacter ferrihydriticus DSM 17813 genome:
ACATCATCGCAGAAATCAAAGGCCGCGACCAGCCCGATGAGATTGTCGTCATCGGCGCCCACTACGATTCGGTGCGCGGCTCGCCCGGGGCCAACGACAACGCCAGCGGCGTTGCCGCCTTGCTGGAAATGGCGCGTCTGTTTTGCGACCGGCCGCAGTCCCGCACTCTGCGCCTGGCTGCCTTCGTCAACGAAGAACCGCCTTTCTTCAAGACCGAAAAAATGGGTAGCCGCGTCTACGCCGAGGCAGTCCGCGAAAAGGGTGAACAGATCACGGCCATGGTCAGCCTGGAAACCATCGGCTACTACAGCGATGAAGAAAGCAGTCAGCGCTTCCCCTTCCCACCTCTGCGTTTTTTCTATCCCACGCGCGGCAATTTCCTGGCCTTCGTCGGCAACCTCGGCTCACGCGCTCTGCTCAACCAGGCGCTGGAAGCATTTCGTGGCGCCGAGACCTTTCCCGCCGAGGGCCTGGTCGCTCCCGGCTGGCTGATCGGCGTCGACTGGTCTGATCACTGGGCCTTCTGGCGCGCCGGCTACCCGGCGATCATGGTCACCGACACGGCCCTGTTTCGCTATCCCCACTATCACAGCCCGAGCGATACGCCCGACAAGGTCGATTATCCCGCCCTGGCGCAAGTAACCCAGGGCCTGACAAGCGTGATTGAGGCTTTGTGCAACGATTGAAATTTCCCTAAAACAGAAGAAAAGCGGCTTGCCACCGAGGCTGAATCAGGGCAAAATCCCCCCTGCGTTTCCCAAGTTTCGAAAAAACAAGCTGAATCCATTAAGCGTGACTCTAAAAATTTCATTGCCTGCTGAAACCTGCTGAAAAAAAAGGAAACAAATTTCCATGGATCCTCTCTGGTTGACCGTTGCATTCCTCTGTGGCTTTCTGGTCCGCCAAGTCGGGCTCCCGCCTCTGGTCGGCTTTCTTGTGGCAGGCTTCGTCCTCAATGCCATGGGAATCGAGGGCGGCGCAACCCTGCAAACGGCCGCCGATCTCGGCGTCATCCTGCTGCTGTTCACCATCGGGCTCAAACTCAAGGTTCAGAGCCTGTTCAAGCCTGAGATTTGGGCAGGCACCAGCCTGCACATGTTGATCACCGTCGGCTTCATGAGCCTGACCTTCTGGGGGCTGACCCATGTCGGCCTGCGTCTCTTTACCGACCTGGATCTCGCGGCGATTCTGCTGGTGGGCTTCGCCCTGAGCTTTTCCAGCACCGTCTTCGCCGTCAAGGTGCTGGAGGAAAAGGGCGAAATGTCCTCCAAGCACGGCAGCGCCGCCATCGGCATTCTCATCATGCAGGACGTGCTTGCGGTGGTGTTTCTGACGGCGTCCACCGGGAAGTTCCCATCGCCTTGGGCGCTGGCCGTTTTAATCGGTTTGTTTCTTGCGCGACCCTACATCTACCGCATCATGGACCGCTGCGATCACGGCGAACTGACCATCCTTTTCGGATTTTTCCTAGC
Encoded proteins:
- a CDS encoding M28 family peptidase; this encodes MADAIPIGYNERMIAEKTTLTLRLTGLLILITLGFGASGFAQSGEKPEKAAAREEISLPENAEMRQRLHAHVEHLGGTIGERNLWRFADLEAAAAYIENQLAAAGCTPAAQTYEVHGKQVRNIIAEIKGRDQPDEIVVIGAHYDSVRGSPGANDNASGVAALLEMARLFCDRPQSRTLRLAAFVNEEPPFFKTEKMGSRVYAEAVREKGEQITAMVSLETIGYYSDEESSQRFPFPPLRFFYPTRGNFLAFVGNLGSRALLNQALEAFRGAETFPAEGLVAPGWLIGVDWSDHWAFWRAGYPAIMVTDTALFRYPHYHSPSDTPDKVDYPALAQVTQGLTSVIEALCND